One Phaseolus vulgaris cultivar G19833 chromosome 11, P. vulgaris v2.0, whole genome shotgun sequence genomic window carries:
- the LOC137817068 gene encoding uncharacterized protein isoform X2 produces the protein MESSKSVMEDDFESTTLHSAPSFAIYNNPHGDDGINPEEILKQTLLIGQSLEVTGSGGEFNFGNNKMDLAEEGENDNDWSNGIQNLSIEEKDVEPASPPMYLAMGLGVDADIGSEKLMGGDIFNPNLQESEDLEGYYKRMIDEYPCHPLLLKKYAQLLQSNGDLQGAEEYFLRATMADPNDGETLTQYAKLAWENHHDKDRALVYFERAVQAAPQDSHVLAAYAGFLWKIEDVEDEDGKHEIRSDMENQKTEPVTPSKETSDPISQLSVLSSRWEIDATHITTANWGEESNFEDYFKKMIEENPNNPLFLKKYAQFLLQSKRDHQAAEDYYSRAIVADPSDGEMISEYAKLVWELHHDQEKASFLFEQAVQATPGDSNVLAAYTCFLWETDDGES, from the exons ATGGAGAGTTCCAAGTCAGTGATGGAGGATGACTTTGAATCAACAACCTTGCATTCAGCTCCATCATTTGCAATATACAACAACCCTCATGGAGATGATGGCATCAACCCAGaagaaattttgaaacaaaCTCTTTTGATTGGACAGAGTTTGGAAGTCACAGGCAGCGGTGGTGAGTTCAATTTTGGGAACAACAAGATGGATTTGGCTGAGGAAGGTGAGAATGACAATGATTGGTCCAATGGGATTCAGAATTTGAGTATTGAAGAGAAAGATGTTGAACCAGCTAGTCCTCCCATGTATCTGGCAATGGGGCTTGGGGTTGATGCTGATATAGGATCTGAGAAACTTATGGGTGGTGATATATTTAATCCCAACTTGCAAGAAAGTGAGGATCTTGAAGGGTATTACAAGAGGATGATTGATGAGTATCCCTGCCACCCGTTGCTTCTCAAAAAGTATGCGCAGCTTTTACAA TCTAATGGAGACCTTCAAGGGGCTGAGGAATACTTTCTTCGCGCTACCATGGCAGATCCTAATGACGGTGAAACCTTGACGCAGTATGCGAAGCTGGCGTGGGAAAACCATCATGACAAGGATAGAGCATTAGTCTATTTTGAACGTGCAGTTCAAGCTGCACCTCAAGACAG CCATGTTCTTGCAGCATATGCTGGTTTTCTCTGGAAAATCGAAGATGTTGAGGATGAAGATGGAAAACATGAAATTCGG AGTGACATGGAAAACCAAAAGACCGAACCTGTGACGCCCTCCAAAGAAACAAGTGATCCAATCAGCCAACTCTCAGTTCTTTCAAGTAGATGGGAGATTGATGCAACACATATTACAACAGCTAATTGGGGTGAAGAAAGTAATTTTGAAGATTATTTTAAGAAGATGATTGAAGAAAATCCAAATaatcctctgtttctgaaaaagtATGCTCAGTTTCTGTTGCAG TCCAAGAGAGATCATCAAGCAGCAGAGGATTACTACTCACGTGCAATAGTAGCTGATCCCAGTGACGGTGAAATGATATCAGAATATGCCAAACTAGTATGGGAACTTCATCATGATCAGGAAAAAGCTTCGTTTTTATTTGAGCAAGCAGTTCAGGCTACTCCTGGGGATAG CAATGTTCTGGCAGCATATACGTGCTTTCTCTGGGAAACAGATGATGGGGAAAGCTGA
- the LOC137817068 gene encoding uncharacterized protein isoform X1 gives MESSKSVMEDDFESTTLHSAPSFAIYNNPHGDDGINPEEILKQTLLIGQSLEVTGSGGEFNFGNNKMDLAEEGENDNDWSNGIQNLSIEEKDVEPASPPMYLAMGLGVDADIGSEKLMGGDIFNPNLQESEDLEGYYKRMIDEYPCHPLLLKKYAQLLQSNGDLQGAEEYFLRATMADPNDGETLTQYAKLAWENHHDKDRALVYFERAVQAAPQDSHVLAAYAGFLWKIEDVEDEDGKHEIRSDMENQKTEPVTPSKETSDPISQLSVLSSRWEIDATHITTANWGEESNFEDYFKKMIEENPNNPLFLKKYAQFLLQRSLSLEKLRSSTLFSTLNVQSKRDHQAAEDYYSRAIVADPSDGEMISEYAKLVWELHHDQEKASFLFEQAVQATPGDSNVLAAYTCFLWETDDGES, from the exons ATGGAGAGTTCCAAGTCAGTGATGGAGGATGACTTTGAATCAACAACCTTGCATTCAGCTCCATCATTTGCAATATACAACAACCCTCATGGAGATGATGGCATCAACCCAGaagaaattttgaaacaaaCTCTTTTGATTGGACAGAGTTTGGAAGTCACAGGCAGCGGTGGTGAGTTCAATTTTGGGAACAACAAGATGGATTTGGCTGAGGAAGGTGAGAATGACAATGATTGGTCCAATGGGATTCAGAATTTGAGTATTGAAGAGAAAGATGTTGAACCAGCTAGTCCTCCCATGTATCTGGCAATGGGGCTTGGGGTTGATGCTGATATAGGATCTGAGAAACTTATGGGTGGTGATATATTTAATCCCAACTTGCAAGAAAGTGAGGATCTTGAAGGGTATTACAAGAGGATGATTGATGAGTATCCCTGCCACCCGTTGCTTCTCAAAAAGTATGCGCAGCTTTTACAA TCTAATGGAGACCTTCAAGGGGCTGAGGAATACTTTCTTCGCGCTACCATGGCAGATCCTAATGACGGTGAAACCTTGACGCAGTATGCGAAGCTGGCGTGGGAAAACCATCATGACAAGGATAGAGCATTAGTCTATTTTGAACGTGCAGTTCAAGCTGCACCTCAAGACAG CCATGTTCTTGCAGCATATGCTGGTTTTCTCTGGAAAATCGAAGATGTTGAGGATGAAGATGGAAAACATGAAATTCGG AGTGACATGGAAAACCAAAAGACCGAACCTGTGACGCCCTCCAAAGAAACAAGTGATCCAATCAGCCAACTCTCAGTTCTTTCAAGTAGATGGGAGATTGATGCAACACATATTACAACAGCTAATTGGGGTGAAGAAAGTAATTTTGAAGATTATTTTAAGAAGATGATTGAAGAAAATCCAAATaatcctctgtttctgaaaaagtATGCTCAGTTTCTGTTGCAG AGAAGTCTGAGTCTTGAAAAATTGCGTTCAAGCACCCTCTTCTCCACTTTAAATGTACAGTCCAAGAGAGATCATCAAGCAGCAGAGGATTACTACTCACGTGCAATAGTAGCTGATCCCAGTGACGGTGAAATGATATCAGAATATGCCAAACTAGTATGGGAACTTCATCATGATCAGGAAAAAGCTTCGTTTTTATTTGAGCAAGCAGTTCAGGCTACTCCTGGGGATAG CAATGTTCTGGCAGCATATACGTGCTTTCTCTGGGAAACAGATGATGGGGAAAGCTGA
- the LOC137816986 gene encoding uncharacterized protein: MSQIMPPFQLLELNVISAQDLAPVSRNMRTYAVSWVHPDRKLSTRVDTQGHTHPTWNDKFVFRVDDEFLCSDTSSIMIEIYALHWFKDIHVGTVRVLIGNLAPPPSRPFHSNRTPLGTRFAAVQVRRPSGRPQGILNIGFTVLDGSMHSMPLYTHNASAVGYRHLMGEKDAYDSHNHLSPHVLAAASGTPKAELRRAKSDTSSMVAAEAVVRQHRAVANHNRAKSNISGYQVNVDSMKKDNMKKGKKKQKKSRSKSSSVASSVNEETTSVLSDTVLPWKIKSGKASPHDDDILHVEQLSPLHHYHNNVAYEDFHNHHPDHDSHSHVDSDSDNSISENNFVTDVIEEQHVPVNNVIYEVRATPKHHFSNSPAPHYINSPAQQFRNSPAPQQMSSPAPQFKNSPVPQYKNSPKPQYINSPAQQYKNSPVPHYMSSPVPQFKNSPKPHYMSSPVPQFKNSPKPHYMSSPVPQFKNSPAPKFMNSPAKQFKNSPGQQFMNSPAPQFKNSPAAQYMSSPLPQFKNLSNPQYIASPKPQFRNSPAVAAAQYRASPAVSKFNPNRGTPMHTFGKVNGGFEYMTPRRSNLGNMGPVMMTESELGPSPSEVAAAIARNPVIDEGENMTVEGWDLDGSMEGLQSKLERWRSDLPPVIDRGELSSHPTSSTKTSLHSRRHTDGGSTPSGGGGGGGSGGGRKGGGGLFSCFSKICGLECYIGCGGDPKGKKDRRRRAASMEDNTSSLL; this comes from the coding sequence ATGTCTCAAATCATGCCACCCTTCCAGTTATTGGAACTCAACGTCATTTCGGCCCAAGACTTGGCTCCCGTGAGCCGCAACATGAGGACCTACGCGGTTTCATGGGTCCACCCGGATCGGAAGCTCTCCACGCGCGTCGACACGCAGGGCCACACGCACCCAACGTGGAACGACAAGTTCGTCTTCCGCGTCGACGACGAATTTCTCTGCTCCGATACCTCATCCATCATGATTGAGATCTACGCGCTTCATTGGTTCAAGGATATCCACGTCGGCACCGTCCGCGTTCTCATCGGAAACCTCGCTCCTCCGCCTTCCCGCCCCTTCCACAGCAACCGCACCCCGCTTGGCACGCGTTTCGCCGCGGTCCAGGTTCGCCGCCCTTCTGGCCGGCCCCAGGGGATCCTCAACATCGGCTTCACCGTCCTCGACGGCTCCATGCACAGCATGCCTCTCTACACTCACAATGCCTCCGCTGTGGGATATCGCCACCTCATGGGAGAGAAGGATGCTTACGACAGCCACAACCACCTCAGCCCCCACGTTCTTGCCGCCGCCTCTGGCACTCCCAAGGCCGAGCTCCGCCGCGCGAAGAGCGACACGAGCTCCATGGTTGCTGCGGAAGCCGTGGTGAGGCAGCACCGAGCCGTGGCTAACCATAACAGAGCGAAGTCCAACATTTCAGGATACCAAGTTAACGTGGATAGCATGAAAAAGGATAACAtgaaaaaaggaaagaagaagcagaagaagTCGAGGTCCAAGAGTAGCTCTGTTGCGAGTAGCGTCAACGAAGAAACGACCTCTGTCCTCAGCGACACCGTTTTGCCCTGGAAGATTAAGAGCGGTAAAGCGAGTCCTCATGATGATGATATTCTTCATGTGGAGCAGCTTTCGCCACTTCATCACTACCACAACAACGTCGCTTATGAAGATTTTCATAATCATCACCCTGACCACGACTCCCATTCACATGTTGACTCCGATTCCGACAATAGCATCAGCGAAAACAACTTCGTCACTGACGTAATAGAAGAACAACACGTTCCAGTTAACAACGTCATATACGAAGTTCGCGCCACGCCCAAACACCACTTTTCAAACTCTCCGGCGCCTCACTATATCAATTCGCCTGCACAACAGTTTAGAAATTCTCCGGCGCCGCAGCAAATGAGCTCCCCGGCACCGCAATTTAAGAACTCTCCGGTGCCCCAGTACAAGAATTCTCCCAAACCGCAGTATATCAACTCTCCGGCACAGCAGTATAAGAATTCTCCGGTACCACATTATATGAGTTCTCCGGTGCCGCAGTTTAAGAATTCTCCTAAACCACATTATATGAGCTCTCCGGTGCCACAGTTTAAGAATTCTCCTAAACCACATTATATGAGCTCTCCGGTGCCGCAGTTTAAGAATTCTCCAGCGCCAAAGTTTATGAATTCTCCAGCCAAGCAGTTTAAGAATTCTCCAGGGCAACAGTTTATGAATTCTCCGGCGCCACAGTTTAAGAACTCTCCGGCAGCGCAGTACATGAGTTCTCCGTTGCCGCAGTTTAAGAATTTGTCGAATCCACAATATATAGCATCTCCAAAGCCGCAGTTTCGGAACTCGCCCGCAGTGGCGGCGGCGCAGTACCGGGCGTCGCCGGCGGTATCAAAGTTCAATCCGAACAGGGGAACGCCGATGCATACGTTCGGGAAGGTGAACGGTGGGTTTGAGTACATGACGCCACGGAGGTCCAACTTGGGGAACATGGGGCCGGTGATGATGACGGAGTCGGAGCTGGGGCCGTCCCCATCGGAGGTGGCCGCAGCGATAGCGAGGAATCCAGTGATTGACGAGGGGGAGAACATGACGGTGGAAGGGTGGGACTTGGACGGGAGCATGGAGGGGTTACAGTCGAAGTTGGAGAGATGGCGGTCGGACCTGCCCCCAGTGATTGATCGCGGCGAGCTCTCTAGCCATCCGACGTCGAGCACAAAGACAAGCCTCCACTCCCGGAGGCACACGGACGGTGGCAGTACACCGAGTGGGGGCGGGGGCGGGGGCGGGAGCGGAGGCGGGCGTAAGGGTGGGGGTGGGTTGTTCTCATGCTTTAGTAAGATCTGCGGTCTTGAGTGCTACATTGGTTGCGGCGGCGACCCTAAAGGAAAAAAGGACCGTCGCCGCCGCGCTGCCTCCATGGAGGACAATACCAGCAGCCTTCTCTGA
- the LOC137805594 gene encoding 3-isopropylmalate dehydratase large subunit, chloroplastic-like — MGVPAEDIPTLKSARVFDTRIYTVINDGKTVKVPTFLVPATQKVWMDLYTLEVPGSGGKTCSKIFEEAACDPSASPSCAACMGGPRDTYGRLNEPQVCVSTTNRNFPGRMGHIEGQIYLTSPYTAAASALTGFVTDPRKFL; from the exons ATgggggtacctgcagaagacattccgacgctcaagtcagcaagGGTGTTCGACACTCGGATATATACCGTGATTAATGAT GGGAAAACTGTCAAAGTTCCTACTTTTCTTGTTCCTGCTACACAAAAG GTTTGGATGGACTTGTACACACTTGAGGTACCAGGTTCAGGTGGCAAGACTTGTTCAAAGATTTTTGAAGAAGCTGCCTGTGATCCTTCAGCAAGTCCTAGCTGCGCTGCATGTATGGGTGGCCCAAGAGACACGTATGGACGTTTGAATGAACCCCAG GTCTGTGTGTCAACAACGAATCGAAATTTCCCTGGTCGGATGGGGCACATAGAAGGACAAATATATCTTACTTCTCCGTATACAGCAGCAGCATCTGCACTAACTGGTTTTGTGACTGATCCCAGGAAGTTCTTGTAG